The following nucleotide sequence is from Oreochromis niloticus isolate F11D_XX linkage group LG9, O_niloticus_UMD_NMBU, whole genome shotgun sequence.
gctcctccgCTGGCGGCGCCGGTCCCTCCGGCTCTTTGAGCTCCTCCGCTGGCGGCGCCGGTCCCTCCGGCTCTTTGAGCTCCTCCGTTGGCGGCGCGGGCTGCGGCGCGGGCTCCTCCCGCTCGCCAAGCTCCTCCGCAGGTGGCGCGGGCTGCAGCACGGGCTCCCCCCGCTCACCGAGCTCCTCTGCAGGCGGCGCGGGCTGTGGCGCGGGCTCCTCCGGCTGCGCTGCAGCTACAGATGGTTGATCCGAAGGTGAAGATGGTGATACGGCAGCTGCAGGTGGTGGAGATGATGGTAGAGTAGGTGATGTGGATGGTGAAGCTGAGAGTGCTGCGGTCGCTGCAGTGTGATGGGACGCTGGTGGAGAAGCAGCTGCAGAGGGCGGAGGTGATGATGCTGTGGCAGCTACTTGCGGTAGACTGGACCGTGATGCAGGAACAACAGGCGGGTGAACTGACGGCAGAGTAGGTCCAGCAGGTGTATCGACCTCCAACTGAGGATGAAGATGAGAGGCTGACTGGACTAAAGAGTGACTTACTAGCTGGGCAGCAGGCTGTGCTACTAGCTGGGCAGCAGGCTGTGCTACGGCTACCGGCTGTGCTACAAGGTTAGCACTCACACAGCCCATGGTTGGGTATACAGATGATGTATACCCAAGGGAGTGATGATGAACTGTCCATATGACTCACCGCAGCCGACTGATGAAAAGTCCGGGAATCCAGCTGCGGTGAGGAGCGCCCGCGGCGCGAGCGTCGCTTCTTTGACGATGCCAGGGCCGGCGTGTCAGGCTGAGGTTCCACCAGCTGGTCGGGCTGAAAAGCAGCCTGTTTAGGAGAATAGAGGTGGAGAGTGTTAAGCAAAAAATCCGCCACGATCGGGTAGAGAGAGTCTATAACCCAGGGGAAGCAAAGCAGCATCTCCTGCAATCGCTTCTCCACAGCGCGATGAAACTCCTCTCTGGGTGTATTTATCCATAGGTCACACAGCTTATTAACTTTGCCAGTTACCTCCCTCTTGAGCTTCTCCATTGAGTCCGCTGGGTCCATAATGGCTGGATCCTTCTGTCACGGGCTGCGATGGCAGACCGTGGAGTGGCAGTGAAAGTAAGGCCCAAACGCGAGACTCTTAGTGAAGGACAGTGGATTTATTTACAGGGGGTGGAAAACACACAACTATACACAAAATCCCGGCACTGTGGTCCCGTGGCGATTCTCCCTGAATCCCACACAGTGCAGATGTTTGTGAACGGTGAAAAGTGGCGACTCCAAAAACTCCCACACCGTGACTTCCAAAAACACACTCCGCTCCAGATTCCtggtaacacaaacacattcaggtTAGCAGGGAATCTACGTTCTTGAAGGTTTATATCAAGTCTACGGCTGTACTGACGAGTTCTTACTCAAGGATCCAGCGTCAGCATCAGGTCAGCTACAGTCTTAAATGCCGCTCCCTTGACGAGCGTAATCTgctgcagctggcagaggacAACGAGTGGCAGGTGTGGCTGTCTCTAGAGCAGAAACACTTCTGGGTTTGCAGTCTCCTCAGCGAACCAAAACCTCTGGAAGCTCACACGGAGAGAcatggagaaaaaggagagaaaaccaaaacaccacacggaaaatataaacataaacatacactAAAATATATGAGCCCTGGGTCCCTAGACCCAGGCCATGACATATACAACTAGTTAtctaaaaatgaagccaatacACCTCTTTTGTAAAGTGTTTTGTAAACTTATGAGTGGCTATTATATTGTTGGAGCTTGGACCCAGCGGATGCTTTAATTTTGAAAGTCACAGAGCGACAAGGTGCCGTAAATCAAGTGGCGTAAACTATATAGCAGAAGCGCGAGTTTTAATGCACAGAGAGAAGGTGTGCTCTATGGTTAATGAACGGGAATGGGTAAAAGAACGGCTATTAAGCTGTAATCCTGAGATAAAAGCAGTTCCTTAGCACCTGGTTGATGAGGGAACAAGGTTTGAAACAAAGTTTGTCCTGTGGATAGGTACTTTGTTGTTTTATGGAGCATATAGCTGCTGACCGCTACTAAGCATAACGGTGtttttcaaaatgtgctctggcacaatcataagcatctcctgctactgaaaacaagaaaaaagctggTCTgagctatgggctgaaccatttgttaatcgtgggggggggggttaacactatgcaatatattcagttttagtaTTTGTATTCACTGTTGATGGTAACTACGCTCaaagtgttaatgctatcttatatgcaaaactagggtggcaagggatcattttagggtggcacttgccaacccatgccacccttctagctCTGCCCCTGCATCTGGGCTGTGTTTTTACCATCAGCGTGACAGCGCCGTGCCGTCTTGGCAGTTTTAAGGCTCAGGGAAACGCTCTTTAGCGGCCATGACCGCTGGTGAAAAGGAAAGGCTACTCTTTATAAAAAGGCAACCGCCATCACATTTTCTGACCAATCATAACAGCCCATTTCACACACATCTTTAAATCATCCTCTGCCGAGCAGCCTCTGAACCATGAAGAAACTTTCCTGAACTTTACACTGGTGCTGttactcttctcttcctcctcctgcccactatctgctctgtgctgctgctgattaGACCTTGTGTGTAATCTATAACTAAGCGCGGCCTGGTGTGCACCGCTCCGCCAGGTGAGCTGAATTAGAGCAATCAAGGGCAGGCGTGCCTAGTAGACCTTAAAATGCATGCAGCAGCCATTTGACCTGGGTGCGACATACTGAGAGGACAGCAAACAAAGCACAATCCACTTTCCACTGTGAGGAAGACTTTGAGCTAGACGGGCTATCGGTTTttcacctacctacctacctacctacctatcTATCCAGCAAAACAGCTACCTAAGAAACTGGTCAAAAAATAAATTGAGTGAAATTCAAAGTCTGGTCTTTTTCAAGTGTGGGCACCTCACAGACAGAGAACACTTGACAATAGTGTTACACAGCATGATGTTTCACTGTGAGTCTGGAGTTTTCATCATAGTAAACCTGCATAActcctgttgtttttttttaaacatagaaATTAGAAGCATAGgtgggaataaaaaaaacaaacacacccaaacaaacaaacaaacaaacaaacaaacaaaaactcatCCGTTATGAAAAATTGTATAGTGTGtatcaggggcgattctaggataagagctttgggggtgctgagcacccagagagctgcccagtcAGGCAAGATACACTTTATTCGTCAAGATGAGACTTCTTTcccgtctctgtcagtccctgcatccttaaatgtctccagttgtcctgagttctctctgtctgtctccttggtgcatttaaacccctgttcctccctgtcctcgtctctgttatcagtcatcaaaattttaccatctctgtgcaagtctgcaaatttctttataaaatcataagattcttaaattcatcaggtctctctgtgcctgggtcctcgttgcaaaacatgacatcagtatttttgtacattttgtacatttaatccccacatttgtgaaagaaaaacaaaacacttttttgaaaagtctgtaacaaaaccatcaaatctgataaaggttatttaaacgctgcaaaagaagaatggattggaattttaaaaaatacatatcctaaccttgaTTACTGGGCTAGGATAATGAATGTTGCTcacagtgagtaaaaagtaaactgagtgcaatttatggacagagattcacttttaatgtgaatgtataatataatacagatacataaaaaaatgaccccaaaacagaataaattattacaaatattaataaaaaagctATAAAAATTGAGGCAACTCTGCCTGTGGTAGAATGCATCTTTACTGCAGACACTAATTTTACTAATTCAGTAagactaattttgtgttgtaagatttatgagtttcatgctttcatcgTGGTACttgagagcttgacattttctcacactgtaaaaagtttgagaaacattGATAAGGTAAGTGTATGTCTGCTTTTAGAAAACATTaaaagctgcagtacagaatctttgaaaccagcttaaaacatttttagaacataaacagagcatctgcttctctttacagctcctcactccaccagggcacAGTTTGGCTCTTTCTGGTTCAGTGCGCAAATGTTGTGCATGtactgcggcagtcatacagacaactggacgatccaaaagttggcctacctattactggctgaggttttagtagagttgtggctgaaccacataaaaatatatcattaattttaatctccccaatcaatgataatgttatgttggaatgttgttaaagaggtcaaaaatgtttcaacccagtttgtttagcagattctgtatagcagctttaatatagggaggacacaacttccagactgtatgagtaaaatcaggttttttttctttgtcagtttaacagtttctgttttgcctgtcactgttccgtctgttttcttacctggttcttcctgaccttgttctttctcccctctttcctctctccctctttggactgacaatcatacacaaatagactGTATTCAATTAGacgaaaaaatattattaagatcactaacgaaaagtcctctctcagtgtactttcaaccaaaaggcaaacaactaaaccacatgtacatctaataaaagatataaatattgaaacactgatccaacattattcttgattgacggatcatttgattttatacttttacctgaatgtggctccttttttttaaagaaaaaaacccccaacttCCTAATATCCATTATggacctggctgtctctctgtacacaaatacacacacacacacacacacacacacacacacacacacacacacacacacacacacacacacacacacacacacacacacaacaggagttataaggttaatgggcattcagtcagctAGCTAGTTagttcaaacaggacagtggtaacaacagcaggctacggacaattttaagttttagattttaaataggctgtatacatttcaatgggagcaacaggacggtcaaatgtcacTGATTTTAcaacagagcaggacggattgtagggcaGCAAACATCGCCGGAAAACAAGTTTTccacactgcaggttacctggtgtaatgattttcagctaaaaagaaacatggcctgactcctaccaactatataaagagtaactgaaggttaaatgcagctaatatgtcctgttttaaggcaGGCACTTCCACCTCCACTCCGCTGCATCTCAGACATCATCGCTCCGGCAGCGAGGATACTAGAGGCAGAGTGGGGTCGCTGGCTCTAGAGTCGTTGCTGCCAGTGCGATGGTAGCTGAGatgcagcggagcggaggt
It contains:
- the LOC102080242 gene encoding vegetative cell wall protein gp1, translating into MDPADSMEKLKREAAFQPDQLVEPQPDTPALASSKKRRSRRGRSSPQLDSRTFHQSAALEVDTPAGPTLPSVHPPVVPASRSSLPQVAATASSPPPSAAASPPASHHTAATAALSASPSTSPTLPSSPPPAAAVSPSSPSDQPSVAAAQPEEPAPQPAPPAEELGERGEPVLQPAPPAEELGEREEPAPQPAPPTEELKEPEGPAPPAEELKEPEGPAPPAEELSEREKRALSPEDLGVPSQPVTV